From a single Streptomyces sp. NBC_00377 genomic region:
- a CDS encoding ClpP family protease, whose protein sequence is MGTYTIPNVVERTPQGERSYDVFSRLLNERIIFLGTEIDDGVANVVIAQLLHLEAASPESEISIYLNSPGGSFTSLMAIYDTMTFVQAPISTLCVGQAASTAAVLLAGGDPGRRLVLEHARVLLGQPASGGRQGTVSDLALQAKEMVRIRSQVEEVLARHTRHDIATLRADMDRDKVFTAQEAVAYGLADEVLSRRPVTV, encoded by the coding sequence ATGGGGACCTACACGATTCCGAACGTGGTCGAGCGGACCCCGCAGGGCGAGCGGTCCTACGACGTGTTCAGCCGGCTGCTGAACGAACGGATCATCTTCCTCGGCACCGAGATCGACGACGGCGTCGCGAACGTCGTGATCGCGCAGCTCCTGCATCTGGAGGCCGCGTCCCCGGAGAGCGAGATCTCGATCTACCTCAACTCCCCCGGCGGCTCGTTCACCTCGCTGATGGCGATCTACGACACGATGACGTTCGTCCAGGCGCCGATCTCGACCCTGTGTGTCGGACAGGCCGCGTCGACGGCGGCCGTGCTGCTCGCGGGCGGGGATCCCGGCCGCCGGCTCGTCCTGGAGCACGCGCGCGTGCTGCTCGGGCAACCGGCCAGCGGCGGCCGGCAGGGCACCGTCTCGGATCTCGCGCTCCAGGCCAAGGAGATGGTCCGTATCCGCTCTCAGGTGGAGGAGGTGCTGGCCCGCCACACGCGCCACGACATCGCGACCCTGCGTGCGGACATGGACCGCGACAAGGTGTTCACCGCGCAGGAGGCGGTGGCGTACGGCCTGGCCGACGAGGTGCTGAGCCGGCGTCCCGTGACGGTGTGA
- a CDS encoding ATP-dependent Clp protease proteolytic subunit encodes MTPLTTLAPRAEEGDTAPSRFDDHLAAQLLGQRIVLLGTQVDEVSANRVCAQLLILSAEDPRTDIVLYINSPGGSVHAGLAIYDTMRLIPNDVSTLAMGFAASMGQFLLSVGAAGKRFALPNARIMMHQPSAGIGGTTADIEIQAENLEHTKRTIERITAEHTGQSPEAISRDGDRDRWFTAEQAREYGMVDRVVESLADVRPAAQKRRMGL; translated from the coding sequence ATGACGCCACTCACCACGCTCGCCCCCCGCGCCGAGGAGGGCGACACCGCACCGTCCCGGTTCGACGACCATCTCGCCGCCCAACTGCTCGGGCAGCGCATCGTGCTGCTGGGGACTCAGGTGGACGAGGTGTCCGCGAACCGGGTCTGCGCACAGCTGCTGATCCTGTCGGCGGAGGACCCGCGCACCGACATCGTCCTGTACATCAACAGCCCGGGCGGGTCGGTGCACGCGGGGCTGGCCATCTACGACACGATGCGGCTGATCCCCAACGACGTCTCGACGCTCGCCATGGGCTTCGCGGCCAGCATGGGCCAGTTCCTGCTGAGCGTCGGCGCGGCCGGCAAGCGGTTCGCGCTGCCGAACGCGCGCATCATGATGCACCAGCCGTCGGCCGGGATCGGCGGCACCACGGCGGACATCGAGATCCAGGCGGAGAACCTGGAGCACACCAAGCGGACCATCGAACGGATCACCGCCGAGCACACCGGGCAGTCCCCGGAGGCCATCTCGCGCGACGGCGACCGCGACCGCTGGTTCACGGCCGAGCAGGCCCGGGAGTACGGCATGGTGGACCGGGTCGTGGAGTCCCTCGCGGACGTCCGCCCGGCCGCGCAGAAGCGACGGATGGGGCTGTGA
- a CDS encoding VOC family protein: protein MTTDGFTTCLWFDGQAEEAAHHYVSVFKNSSIGNIGRYNEAGPGPAGSVLAVEFTANGQKFVGINGGPQFTFSEAVSFQIYCADQEEVDYYWTRLTENGGEPGPCGWLKDKYGLSWQVIPDGLIEMISDPDPEKATRTTKAMYAMSKLDVAALKKAYAGE from the coding sequence ATGACCACCGACGGATTCACCACGTGTCTCTGGTTCGACGGCCAGGCCGAGGAAGCCGCCCACCACTACGTCTCGGTCTTCAAGAACTCGAGCATCGGCAACATCGGCCGCTACAACGAGGCCGGCCCGGGCCCGGCCGGCTCCGTGCTGGCCGTGGAGTTCACGGCCAACGGGCAGAAGTTCGTCGGCATCAACGGCGGCCCGCAGTTCACGTTCAGCGAGGCGGTCTCCTTCCAGATCTACTGCGCGGACCAGGAGGAGGTCGACTACTACTGGACCAGGCTCACCGAGAACGGCGGCGAGCCCGGCCCGTGCGGCTGGCTCAAGGACAAGTACGGCCTGTCCTGGCAGGTCATCCCGGACGGACTGATCGAGATGATCAGCGACCCCGACCCCGAGAAGGCCACCCGCACCACCAAGGCCATGTACGCCATGAGCAAGCTCGACGTCGCCGCCCTGAAGAAGGCCTACGCGGGGGAGTAG
- a CDS encoding VOC family protein: MAVRALGIPCWADAMFSDVEGAKTFYAEVLGWTFGESSSEYGNYTQAYANGKAVAAVVPPMPGQEGQSQWCLYFASPDAAATAAKIRENGGEVLMEPMQVGEFGTMCLAREPSGAVFGVWQAGVHEGFEAPPEQPGAYCWAEVFTREPEKTDAFFPAVFPYKAKQLQDDAVDFRVFEVDGEMVLGRMRMTEEFPPEVPSYINVYFTVDNCDEAVARATKLGGVLRFGPMDTPFGRFAAISDPQGANLSLIDVTTTTGDMPQTKDVS; this comes from the coding sequence ATGGCCGTACGAGCACTGGGAATCCCCTGCTGGGCCGACGCGATGTTCAGCGACGTGGAGGGCGCCAAGACGTTCTACGCCGAGGTCCTGGGCTGGACGTTCGGCGAGTCGTCGTCCGAGTACGGCAACTACACACAGGCCTACGCGAACGGCAAGGCGGTCGCCGCCGTCGTCCCGCCGATGCCCGGCCAGGAGGGGCAGTCGCAGTGGTGTCTGTACTTCGCCTCCCCGGACGCCGCCGCGACCGCCGCCAAGATCCGGGAGAACGGCGGTGAGGTGCTGATGGAGCCGATGCAGGTCGGCGAGTTCGGCACGATGTGCCTGGCCCGCGAGCCCAGCGGCGCCGTGTTCGGCGTGTGGCAGGCGGGTGTCCACGAGGGGTTCGAGGCGCCGCCGGAGCAGCCGGGCGCCTACTGCTGGGCCGAGGTCTTCACCCGCGAACCGGAGAAGACGGACGCGTTCTTCCCGGCCGTGTTCCCGTACAAGGCGAAGCAGCTCCAGGACGACGCGGTCGACTTCCGGGTGTTCGAGGTCGACGGCGAGATGGTCCTCGGCCGCATGAGGATGACGGAGGAGTTCCCGCCCGAGGTCCCGTCGTACATCAACGTGTACTTCACGGTCGACAACTGCGACGAGGCCGTGGCCAGGGCCACCAAGCTCGGTGGCGTCCTGCGGTTCGGCCCGATGGACACACCGTTCGGACGGTTCGCCGCGATCAGCGACCCGCAGGGCGCGAACCTCTCACTCATCGACGTCACCACCACGACGGGGGACATGCCGCAGACGAAGGACGTCTCCTAG
- a CDS encoding ribonuclease H family protein, with product MIVRMRERVVAACDGASKGNPGPAGWAWVVADDAQTPARWEAGPLGKATNNIAELTALERLLASTDPDVPLEVRMDSQYAMKAVTTWLPGWKRNGWKTSAGKPVANQELVVRIDELLDGRSVDFRYVPAHQVDGDPLNDFADRAASQAAIVQQPAGSDRGSPEPPASPDTPKARSGAKPDRSAGSRSPRRSGGAASRTIKAKFAGRCVCGRPYAAGEQIAKNAQGWGHPECRTADAAES from the coding sequence ATGATCGTGCGCATGCGTGAACGAGTGGTGGCCGCGTGCGACGGGGCCTCGAAGGGGAATCCGGGACCGGCGGGCTGGGCGTGGGTGGTCGCGGACGACGCGCAGACACCGGCCCGCTGGGAGGCGGGGCCGCTCGGGAAGGCGACCAACAACATCGCCGAACTCACCGCGCTGGAACGCCTGCTGGCGTCGACCGACCCGGATGTGCCGCTCGAGGTCCGGATGGACTCGCAGTACGCCATGAAGGCCGTCACCACCTGGCTGCCGGGCTGGAAGCGCAACGGCTGGAAGACGTCCGCGGGCAAGCCGGTGGCCAATCAGGAGCTGGTCGTCCGTATCGACGAACTGCTCGACGGCCGCTCGGTGGACTTCCGCTACGTGCCCGCCCACCAGGTCGACGGCGACCCGCTCAACGACTTCGCCGACCGCGCCGCCAGCCAGGCGGCGATCGTCCAGCAGCCGGCCGGCAGCGACCGGGGTTCCCCGGAGCCGCCGGCCTCGCCGGACACCCCGAAGGCGAGGTCCGGGGCGAAACCGGACCGCTCCGCCGGGAGCAGATCTCCCCGGCGGAGCGGTGGTGCGGCGTCCCGCACGATCAAGGCCAAGTTCGCCGGCCGCTGTGTGTGCGGCCGCCCGTACGCCGCCGGCGAGCAGATCGCCAAGAACGCGCAGGGCTGGGGGCACCCGGAGTGCCGTACGGCGGACGCCGCCGAGAGCTGA
- a CDS encoding SRPBCC family protein, with product MSQVEESIEVGVPVHTAYNQWTQFETFPEFMSGVDRIEQRTDTLTHWVTSVNGVHREFDAEITEQIPDERVAWTTISGEAKQAGVVTFHRLDNSHTKVMLQLEFQPEGLAETVGDKLGFVKRQTKGDLERFKEFIENRGLETGGWRGAVV from the coding sequence GTGTCGCAGGTCGAGGAATCCATCGAGGTCGGCGTGCCCGTGCACACCGCCTACAACCAGTGGACCCAGTTCGAGACGTTCCCCGAGTTCATGAGCGGGGTGGACCGCATCGAGCAGCGCACCGACACGCTCACCCACTGGGTGACCAGTGTGAACGGCGTGCACCGGGAGTTCGACGCGGAGATCACGGAGCAGATCCCGGACGAACGGGTCGCCTGGACCACGATCTCCGGCGAGGCCAAGCAGGCCGGCGTGGTGACCTTCCACCGGCTCGACAACAGTCACACCAAGGTGATGCTCCAACTGGAATTCCAGCCGGAGGGGCTGGCCGAGACCGTCGGCGACAAGCTGGGCTTCGTGAAGCGCCAGACCAAGGGTGACCTGGAGCGCTTCAAGGAGTTCATCGAGAACCGCGGGCTCGAGACCGGAGGCTGGCGCGGCGCGGTGGTGTGA
- the melC2 gene encoding tyrosinase MelC2 translates to MTVRKNQASLTSDEKRRFVAAVLELKRSGRYDAFVTTHNGFILGDTDNGERTGHRSPSFLPWHRRFLLEFERALQSVDASVALPYWDWSADRSPRSSLWAPDFLGGTGRSRDGQVMDGPFAASAGDWAIGVRVDGRTYLRRALGAGVRELPTRAEVESVLAMTAYDMAPWNSASDGFRNHLEGWRGVNLHNRVHVWVGGQMATGVSPNDPVFWLHHAYIDKLWAQWQRRHPGSGYLPGGGTPDVVDLHETMKPWNDTTPADLLDHTPHYTFDTD, encoded by the coding sequence ATGACCGTCCGCAAGAACCAGGCGTCCCTGACCTCCGACGAGAAGCGCCGGTTCGTCGCCGCCGTCCTCGAACTCAAGCGCAGCGGCCGCTACGACGCCTTCGTCACCACCCACAACGGGTTCATCCTCGGTGACACCGACAACGGCGAGCGCACCGGCCACCGTTCTCCGTCCTTCCTGCCGTGGCACCGCAGATTCCTGCTCGAGTTCGAGCGGGCCCTGCAGTCGGTGGACGCCTCGGTGGCACTGCCGTACTGGGACTGGTCCGCCGACCGTTCGCCGCGCTCCTCCCTGTGGGCGCCGGACTTCCTCGGCGGCACGGGGCGCAGCCGCGACGGCCAGGTCATGGACGGACCGTTCGCCGCGTCGGCTGGCGACTGGGCGATCGGCGTCCGGGTGGACGGCCGCACCTACCTGCGGCGCGCGCTCGGCGCGGGCGTCCGTGAACTGCCCACCCGGGCCGAGGTCGAGTCGGTGCTGGCGATGACGGCCTACGACATGGCTCCGTGGAACAGCGCCTCCGACGGCTTCCGCAATCATCTGGAGGGCTGGCGCGGGGTGAATCTGCACAACCGGGTCCATGTCTGGGTCGGCGGACAGATGGCGACCGGGGTCTCCCCCAACGACCCGGTGTTCTGGCTGCATCACGCTTACATCGACAAGCTGTGGGCCCAGTGGCAGCGCCGGCACCCGGGCTCCGGATACCTGCCGGGCGGCGGAACGCCGGACGTCGTCGACCTCCACGAGACGATGAAGCCCTGGAACGACACCACCCCGGCGGACCTTCTCGATCACACCCCGCACTACACCTTCGACACCGACTGA
- the melC1 gene encoding apotyrosinase chaperone MelC1, whose amino-acid sequence MPELSRRRALTAAAAVAGAPLVAAPAARAADHHHDSPASPDSFDEVYRGRRIQGRSAAGGGHHHGGGYAVYVDGVELHVMRNADGTWISVVSHYDPVPTPRAAARAAVDELQGARLVPFPAG is encoded by the coding sequence ATGCCGGAACTCAGCCGTCGTCGCGCGCTCACCGCGGCGGCCGCCGTCGCCGGAGCCCCGCTGGTCGCCGCCCCCGCCGCCCGGGCCGCCGACCACCACCACGACTCCCCCGCCTCCCCCGACTCCTTCGACGAGGTCTACCGGGGCCGCCGGATACAGGGCCGGTCCGCCGCCGGGGGCGGTCATCACCACGGCGGCGGCTACGCCGTGTACGTCGACGGGGTCGAACTGCACGTGATGCGCAACGCCGACGGCACCTGGATCAGCGTGGTGAGCCACTACGACCCGGTACCCACGCCGCGGGCCGCGGCCCGGGCCGCGGTCGACGAGCTCCAGGGCGCCCGGCTCGTGCCGTTCCCCGCCGGCTGA